The nucleotide sequence AGCACGGACGAGGGCAAGGTGCGCGTCGGCGACGGCCAATCGGTGCGCCACAAAACGGGCACTCGGCTCGCGGGACCGCCTGGCGGTGCGACCGGAGCGACCGCGCAGCAGCTGGTCCCCGACCACATCGACGTAGTGGATAAGTCCCTCGCTGCCGGCACGGATCCCGCCGACCCGTCGTTCGAGCGCTCCGAGGACGCGCAGGGCTCGTAGCCGCGCCAGGACGCGCCGCGCGATGCGCGGGCCGGACGCCGGTGCGTGGTCATGGAAGTGAAAGGCGGCAATCTGGAGGCCGGTCAGGAACTGATGTTCAGCGACCGACCGGATGACCGCCCAGTCGCGGTCACTGAGACGCTCACGAATGGCGTCCAGATCGGCCGTACGGACCCGGCGGCGCACGGGTGTGGTGCCCGGATGGGCACCATCATTCGCCGCCCCTGATTGGCTGGGGACGCCGCTGACCAGGCGGGACGATGGCCACGAGGACGCGCCGATCGGGCCAGCGATTGGGTGGCCGTCTGAATGCGTCTGACTGGGGCGCGGCGGTCGGGTGAAGGATGCGCTCATGGCTGCGTCCTCCGCCGACGCGGCGCGCCGATGTCGCTGACGTCGTCGCTGCCCGCGTGCAGCAGCTCGGCGAAGCCCGCCTCGATGTCGCTCAGCGCTTGGCCGTAGCGCTGGCTACTGAGCCGCCGGATCTCTTCTGGGTCGCTGACGATCGGCGGCGCCGGCCGGGTGCGTCCGGAGGCCCAGGGCTGCGCGTTGTCGCGGATGAGGCTGGCGTAAATGGAATGCGCCGGCAGCGCCGTGAAGTCCTCGGGCGAAAGCACGCTCTGGCCGGCGGCCATGTCGCGGGCGTCGCCCGCCGGCAGCTGAAAGCAGATGCGCGAGCGGGCATTGGAGCGAAAGGCCTCGAGCATGGCGGGCGGCAGCTGCTTCTCGTACTGGTGCGCCAGGTGGAAGCCCGCACCAAGACTTCTGGCCGTGGCGAGCGCGTCGGCGAGGTCGGTCGGCAGCCGCAGGTAATCCTGCGCCTCATCGATGTAGACCATGACCGGCTCGCGGCTCGACTCCGGTACTGCGGCGCGCTCGCGGATGGCCTGCCACAGTTCGGCGATGACGAGCGCAGCCAGCAGCTGGGCGCTTTCGGGTCCGAGCACGCCCTTCTGCAGCGGCACCAGCAGCACCTTCTTTTCGCGCAGCACCTGACGGATGTTGAACTGCGGTGTTCGCTGCGCCAGGACGCGCCGAAGCTGTTTGCCAAGCAGCGGCCTCAGCTTGTTGCTGAGCGGTGCGACGGTGGTACTGATGGCCTCCGGCGAGAGCGTGTCGAACCACTGCCAGAACGGGCCGGCGGCGAAGGGATCGTCGCGGATGGCCGACTGGGTGAGCGAGCGGCGAAAGCCGGGATTGGTGAGCAGCAGTGGCAGCATGACGAGCGAGGCGTCGTCACGGCGCGCCAGCACCTCGAGACAGTTTCGCAGGATGTCTGAACTGCGCGGGCCGAGGCCGTCGCCGTAGAGCGCCTTGAAGGTGCCAAACAGGCTGTCAGCAATCACCTCCGGCGGCTGATCCTGCCGAAAGCGGCGATCGAGCGGGTTGATGCCGACGGGCCGCTCCGACAGCGGGTCGAGCACGACGATGTCGTCTCGGCGGGGTGCCGGGATACGCGCCAGCACGTCGGCGATGAGGTCCTTTGGCTCGATGACGACCACCGGCCGCCCGGCTTCGAGATCCTGGACGACGAGGTTCAGCAGCAGCGTCGACTTGCCGACGCCGTTTGGCCCGAGGATCCAGCTATGGCGAAGGGCGTCTTTGACGTCGTAACCGAGCGTCGCCTCGCTGCCTGGCGCGGTCGCCTCGGCGATGACCCGCGCACCCGTCTGCAGAGCGGGACTCGGCCGCACGGGACGGGGGTGCCGCGGCGGCTGACCCGGAAACGGCTCGTCGCTATCGGCGATCGGCCACCCCGATAAGGACGCAACCTCCGTAACGGTCAGCGGCTGCGACGGTAAGAACGCCGACCACTGCGAGCGCGGCTGATTGAGGCGGCACGGCTTCTCGGTGGAAAGCTTCAGCCGTACCCCTGGCGCCTCGACCGTCGCGATTGCGGCAGCCAGCCCGAGCAGCAGCACCCGGCGACGCTCGGACGTGCCGGCGTGGACACCGAGGCGCACGGCACCTGCGAAGCCGAACGCGCCGAGCTTGCGGCCGAGCGCTTGCCGAGCGTCAGCGGACGGCTCGGGCAGCACGCCGCGCAGCACCTTCGAGAGCGCCGGCTGATCGGCGCGGTGTGGCAGATGCGGGGTGGGTTTCGGATGCCGGCGTGGACCAAGGACGATCTGCAGCGACAACCGCTCCCCTTTTTGCACGGCGGTCAGCGCGTGGAGGATGGAGCGCTCGGACGCGACGGCGTCGCTCGGTTCGAGCGGCCGGGCGGTGGTCGAGAGACGAAGGCGCCTGGCGGTCGTGATGTCCTGGCGTTCCTCCGGCTCGGTCCCCGTCACGATGGCACCCGAGACGAGCTGCTCGACCGCCCGGCGGACGCCGGCCGCATGGCGCAGCTGACTGCCGACCAGGTACTCGACGCCTGTGACGTCGGCGCGCGCCTCGAGGATCAGCTGCGGCGCGTGCGCCTGCGCTGCCCAGTGCCGCAGCAGGCCGAGGGCCGGCGCTTCGTGTAGCGGCTGCGGCCAAAACAATCGCTGCCATACAAGGGTGTCTGCCGACAGTGTTCGCTGTTCATTTGTCGTCATGAGCGACCTCCGGAAGACATCCCTCGATGGGATGAGCCCGCGGGACGAACCGATGACAACGTCGCGTCGTGCTGCATTTCCTTCAAGGCGATAGCGAGCAGCGCCCGGCTGAGCTTGCGCAGATCCGGCTCGTCGCGCGGAATAGCGCGAACGCTGATATGACGCGCGGCTTTTGGCACCCCGCGGTTTCCGCGACGATGATTGATGCGACCAGTTTTAGACATAGCTCTCCTCCATTTCGAATTACTTGAGTGATTGAGACGTTGAATTAATGCAACGTCGTGCGATTTACTATGCGTTGAATGTATTCAACATTCAATAGCATTGGCGCATTACACAACACCGAAAGGAACATTGGCACCGCCAGTCGGAAGCTACACCTTTACCAGCGCTCTTTCCACGTCCGGAGCACGACGACACTGCCGATAACAAGTCCGATGAGCCCAAGGACGCCGACGATCACGAGCAGCGTGGGAAGCACGGCTTCGATAAGCCGGACGGCGCAGTAGAGGGCGAAGGCGGCGACGAGCACACCAACCGCTGCACCGACGAGGCGGTCAATCAGCCCGCCGCCACCTCCCCCACTCATGGCTGCCCGTCCCGCCGCAGCTCGCGCAGCAGCCCGTGCTCGAAGACACCCGAGACGCAACCCCGGACGAAACGCCGCTGATCCCCGGGAAAGCGCTGCGCGAAGGCTTGGACGTACACCTGCCCCGTGAGGTCCGCGTGCAGCAACCGCCAGACAAGTGAGCCAGGCGGGTGCCCGGCGTGCTCCAGCTCGCTGAGGTGCCACAGCGACAGTTCAAGTTCGTCGACGAGACCAAAGTCGAGGTCGCGTCGCACATGGTTCACGTCGTGCCAGAAGCGCAAATCGGCGTTAATCCGCGGCGAGCCGTAGATGATGTCGTCGCTGTTCTCCGGTGAGATGGGCAGTGCTCGCCCAGTCCTCATACTCTCTTGGACAGCAGAGACAAGGTCGGCGTAGGTGTTCGGCGCGGCCGCCTCAAGGACGTAGCCGAAGCCGACCTCCTCGGCCGTCCGCCGAGCCGCCCCGGCAATGAAGTCGCCGAGCACAACAGTGGCTTCGACGACGTCGTCGTAGACCGCCTCATGGAATGTCGGGTCGATGATCGTCACCGTCGTGCTCCTTTTCTAGCATTGGCCTCATCTCGTATCAGCTGCTGCGCCGCCAGGAAGGCGACGCCGATTCGGTTGATGGCCGCGGTCCGTTCGGCGGCAAGCCTGGCAAGCGCATCGCGTTCCCGCTGCTGGCGCGCCCGGCGCCGAGCGAACCTCTGAAGGAGTCCATCGACGCCGAGCAGCAGCACCCCATAACCGATGAAGACCGCCAGCCACCAGCATGCGACGTTGATCAGCACGTCGATTAGCTCGCCGCTCATGACGGCCACTCGCCAATCCAGTCCAAAAACGTCCGCGCCAGAGCTTCTTGGAGGACGAGAACATGCGCCGCGGCGGCCGGCGCATCGTGCGCGTGATATCCCGCAATGGCTTCGAGTGCCGAGGATGATAAATCCGCGAGTGCCAGAATGGCGGTCAGCGCGTCACTTACAGCGCGCGCTTCGCCGCCTTCGCGCGTTCGACGAGTTGGCTGCACATCCCGACGCTGACGAACGTCTTCGTGGTTCATCTCGGCATCACAATCCGAAGCGAGCGACTTCATTGCCAGCGATACAGGCGAATTGGTCGACAATGTAATTGAGCCGATTCATGACGGCCGGATCGCCATCCGCTTGGAATTGCGCCTCACGACTTAGCATGCCGACACATTGGATACCGACGCTGGCCGTGAGCGCCGCCGCCTGCACACGGGTTGCGGCGACTATTCCGCGCGTCACTTCCGCATTCTGCCGCCGAAGAAGTTCTTTTTCCTCATGGCGAGTGAAGCCATCGGGAACTTCCACGGGGACAGGACGCGCACTTTGTCGATTCATAGGGACAGCCATCATGATTCCTTTCAAAAATGGTTCTGCTTTTGCAGGACCTTGCTTCATTTGACCAACCCTGACGGGTGGCTGTAGGCCTGCCGCTATAGGTCGCCGTGCGCCGCGAGAGAGGCCGCGAAGGGCGTCAGCGCTTCCGCAACGCGGTGTGGCGGGTCGAGCACCAGGGGCACAGGCTCTAGGCCGGTCGACATGAGCGGTCCGGGCATCCCGTGCGGTCCATCCCCCATCTCGCCTCGGCGGCAGACACGGTCACCAATGCTCGAACAGCGGCATGAAGCGCAGAGGCCACGGGTGCGACGAGTGGAGGCGGCAGTCTCGACTACGGGGATGTTATTGGTGGTGGTCATGGGCGCTCCTTGCTAACGGGATGACACCACAGTGACACACTAAACAGCCTCTGAACTGGCCTGATAGCCGCCAACTGGTTGGCAAGCGGCTCCGATCGGTTGGTATGAGCTGCCAAACGATCGTCCGGATGGAAGAGAGACAGCTAGACGTCATGCACCAGAGCCAACCGGCGGTGACGGTTGGCAAGGTCACGTTTCGATAACAAAAAAATGGCCCCCATGGTGAACGGGGGCCTGGCGGCGCGCAGATGGACGGGGCTGGCTCACATGGGGCGGGTCAGCGGCTTTTCGGGATCGTCGTAGAGCGTGTGCTCATACGAAAACCGCGGTGTCACGATGTGCTTCTTTGGCCAATCTTCGCTGTCATCGAGGATTAATTCGAAGGGCGCGCGATCTGAACCATTCTCCAGAAGCTTAGGGACGGGACGAGGTTTCTTCGGTAGGTTCTCGTTCCACGGGTGCCCTTCAAAATCGAGTAGCGCCGGGTTCGCCGTCAAGCGATGAGCCGCCAGCATGAAGACGAACAACACCATGGGCCCGAAATCGTAATGCCAACCAACCTCGTAGACATCGTGCTGAAAGTCGGTCCGCTTGAGATTTGTAATCCATGCATCGAGAAGCACCTCGAGAGAAAGATCTATTTCTTCTCGGCCGATTAGATTGAGTTCTTCGTCGGATCTCTTTCGACAAAAGCTGATGAAATCGTCGACCAGCTTTAGGATGCGGTCTTGGAAATCGATCATGTACGCACGGCGGAACTCGCCTCGATCGTTGTAGAAAACCGGCGACAGCTGCAGCGTTCTAAAGTTAAAGCTCATGTGCATTGACTCCTTCAAAGACAATGCGCGCCGTAGCTATTTATGCATAATTGCACAACAATGTCAACACTGTTTTGCTATAGTCGTTGCACCCGTCGGTAGAACTGGAGGCAACGTGGGGACCACCCCAGTAAGACGTGATGACGCAGTCGCGTCGTTAGTGCAGTTCATGAATGGGAGCCGCTACCCTAATGGTGCCATTGCCAAAAACCGTGGACCGAAGAGCACAGCCAACTTCAATGTCGATGTGGTTGCACTCGTTGTTTACCTACAGGCAACCTACAAGTATTACCCGCAACTCGACGACATACGCAGAGTATTCGCTGAGTCACTGTCGCCGCTTGACGGTGACATCAGGAATCTCCTCGCCTCAAAGGAAAAAATTAAAAGCCCGACACCGCTTCAATGTGCGATAGCCGGCGCGCTATACGTGGGCCATGGCCCAGACGGCGCATACCTTCCCACAGCCGCGATTGACGCGTTGTTTGCAACGAGGCCGCGCGATGAACGGAAGGTCGAATTCGCCGAGGCCTTGCTCGCTGTGCTCGAGGATCACCTCGCCGCCAAGGTCGATGAGAAGGAAAACGATTCTCCGCAGTCACACTGGCCGACGCCTGTAACGGCGCCGTCAGAAGCCGCGTTCGATGTGCGGCCGTCGCGACCGCTCAGTGTCCAGGAAACCCACTTTAACCGCTCTAACAGCAAGCGCGCACCAGTATTGGCCGCGGCGCTCGGCCTGGTAGTAGTGCTCGGCACCGTGGGCATCGTAGTCACGACAGAATCCTCTGACTCGCGTGCATCTCTATCGACCACTAGCCGAACGCCGTCCTCAGAGATCGAGACGACACTGTCAACCACCTCATCTACCTCGACGCCGACGTCTTCCTTCCGGGTAGATCCCTACCATCGGTGCCTCAATCCGAACCCCTCGACCGAGGCCCCTGATCGTCCCGAACTCTGCGTCATCGCCTGGTGCACTGGCAAACCTCTGAACGCTGACGGTACGGAAAATGAACAGACCTCGTTTATCAAAATGCGGCCACGCATCGTCAATACCTCAAGCAAGCCGCTCGACCTGAATATCACCGGTGTTTCGGCGATGCGCCTGCTCGTCCGCCAGTCGGACATGCCTGGGTCGTGGCAGCCGCCTCCGGTGACCGCAGCCGCGGGTGACCGCCCGCTGCTTGTCGAGTGGGAACGCATCAAGTACTGGGCCGTCCCGCCGAACCTGCCGAACGAGCCGATCGCGAAAATTCCGGTCGGCCCTGGCTTGGTGCAGTATCAGCGGTTCGCCACGTTCTGGGATGCAGACGTGATCGCGGTCGGCGGATCGTACGTCCGTCCCATTGTTCAGCGCTCATCGAATCCGCAGGACGTGATTCAAGAGGCCGATCTGGTCTTCGAGTTCCCAAGCGACTCGGACATTTTCGCGATTGCGATTGTCGATCGGAGCGATCCGACGAATGTGCTGACCGTCTTCGAGGCTGGCAAGAATGGCGAGTTGTGGGGTCCGACCCGTATGCCGTCCACATTCTGATGCGAATCGGCGTCTGACTACCCGACCATACAATATGGCAGTAGCCCCGACGCCTCAGACGCATCTGAAGGCCGTGCAGGACCGGTTGAATCACAGACGGTCGAGTCGATTAATAGCAGCCAGGCTCGAAGTAGTGAAACAAGTTTGTTGAAATAAGTGCATGGGGCGCAATTATTATCAAGGCGGCGCCGAACAAAGATACCATCTTTCGGCCGGCGTTCTGGCCGTCGACAAAGACGGCCTTCTCGGCGTGCATCATTTGCCTCGAAATGGC is from Mycolicibacterium grossiae and encodes:
- a CDS encoding replication-relaxation family protein translates to MSASFTRPPRPSQTHSDGHPIAGPIGASSWPSSRLVSGVPSQSGAANDGAHPGTTPVRRRVRTADLDAIRERLSDRDWAVIRSVAEHQFLTGLQIAAFHFHDHAPASGPRIARRVLARLRALRVLGALERRVGGIRAGSEGLIHYVDVVGDQLLRGRSGRTARRSREPSARFVAHRLAVADAHLALVRAHRDAAVDLIDCVVEPAAWRSYTGPGGARLTLKADLYAETGAGDDLSHAWFIEVDLGTESIPTLLKKCRDFEAYRRTGTEQEQAGGFPIVVWSVTHRSQQKAADRRVALEKAIASDRSLPPQLFRVIAPQQLTALLVGGGQL
- a CDS encoding type IV secretory system conjugative DNA transfer family protein, coding for MTTNEQRTLSADTLVWQRLFWPQPLHEAPALGLLRHWAAQAHAPQLILEARADVTGVEYLVGSQLRHAAGVRRAVEQLVSGAIVTGTEPEERQDITTARRLRLSTTARPLEPSDAVASERSILHALTAVQKGERLSLQIVLGPRRHPKPTPHLPHRADQPALSKVLRGVLPEPSADARQALGRKLGAFGFAGAVRLGVHAGTSERRRVLLLGLAAAIATVEAPGVRLKLSTEKPCRLNQPRSQWSAFLPSQPLTVTEVASLSGWPIADSDEPFPGQPPRHPRPVRPSPALQTGARVIAEATAPGSEATLGYDVKDALRHSWILGPNGVGKSTLLLNLVVQDLEAGRPVVVIEPKDLIADVLARIPAPRRDDIVVLDPLSERPVGINPLDRRFRQDQPPEVIADSLFGTFKALYGDGLGPRSSDILRNCLEVLARRDDASLVMLPLLLTNPGFRRSLTQSAIRDDPFAAGPFWQWFDTLSPEAISTTVAPLSNKLRPLLGKQLRRVLAQRTPQFNIRQVLREKKVLLVPLQKGVLGPESAQLLAALVIAELWQAIRERAAVPESSREPVMVYIDEAQDYLRLPTDLADALATARSLGAGFHLAHQYEKQLPPAMLEAFRSNARSRICFQLPAGDARDMAAGQSVLSPEDFTALPAHSIYASLIRDNAQPWASGRTRPAPPIVSDPEEIRRLSSQRYGQALSDIEAGFAELLHAGSDDVSDIGAPRRRRTQP